A region of the Longimicrobium sp. genome:
CAGGCTCCGCTCCATCAGCACGCCCACGCGCACCTCGGCGCCGACCCCACGGCCGCGCAGGTGATGGGCGAGGCGGTTGGCGCGCGCGTTCAGCTCCGCATAGGTGAGCGACTCCTCTTCAAAGCGGACGGCGACCGAGTCGGGCGTGCGCTCGACCTGAACCTCGAAGAGCTCGTGGATGCACAGGTCCGCCGGCACCTCGGCCGCCGTCCGGTTCCACTCCTCCAGCACCAGCGCGCGCTCCGCCTCGCCGAGCAGGTCCAGCCGCGAGAGCCGCACGTCCGCATCCGCGGCGACCTGCTCCAGCACCCGCTCCAGGTGCCGGGCCATGCGCTCGATGGTCCCCGGTTCGAAGAGGTCGGAGTTGTAGTTCAGCACGCCAGACAGCCCGTGAGCGCTCGCCTCGACCGCCAGGGAGAGATCGAACTTGGCGATCTCCATGACCGGCCCGGCTTCGCTGGCCGCGAGCGGCGTGAGAGCGCCTTCCTCGCCCCCGCCGCTGGCGTCCCGGAACGCGAACATCACCTGGAACAGCGGCGAGTGGCTCAAAGACCGCTCCGGCTGCAGCTCGGCCACCAGGCGCTCGAAGGGCACCTCCTGGTGCTCGTACGCGCCCAGCGTCGCGTCGTGCGCCCGCCGCAGCACCTCGCGGAAGCCCGGGTCGCCCGAGAGGTCGGTCCGCAGCACCAGCGTGTTGACGAAGAAGCCGATCAGCGCCTCCACCTCTTTCCTCGTCCGCCCCGCGGTGGGGGTCCCCACGACCACGTCCTCGCTCCCGCTGTACTTCGAGAGGAGCACCTGGAAGGCGGAGAGCACCACCATGAAGAGCGTCGCTCCCTCGGTCCGGGCCACCTCCCGGAGTCGCTCCAGAAGCTCGCCGGGAAGCGCGACCCGCTGGTTCGCCCCCCGGAACGTCTGCACGGCCGGACGCGGGTGGTCGGTGGGCAGCTCCAGCAGCGCGGGCGCGTCCGCCAGCCGCTCCCGCCAGTACGACAGCTGCCGCTCCAGCACCGCGCCCCGCAGATGCTCGCGCTGCCACGCGGCATGGTCGCCGTACTGCACCGCCAGCTCCGGCAGCGGCGACTCCCGCCCCTCGCGGTACGCCTCGTACAGCGCCGAGAGCTCGCGGGAGAGCACCTCCAGGCTCCACGCGTCGCTCACGATGTGGTGCATGCCCACCAGCAGCACGTGGTCTTCCTCGCCCGACCGCAGCAGCGTGGCGCGGAAGAGCGGTCCCGCGGTCAGGTCGAAGGGCCGCGCCGCCTCCTCCGTCAGGCGGCGCTGCACCTCCACCCCGCGATCCGCCTCGGCCAGCCCGGAGAAATCTTCGACGGGAAGCCTGAACCCGCCGAAGGGCGCAATCACCTGCACCGGAGAGCCGTCCACCTCCCGGAAGGTGGTGCGCAGCGCTTCGTGCCGCCGGACGACCTCGCCCAGCGCCCGCTCCAGCGCCCCGATGTCCGGCGCTCCCTGCAGCCGGAGCGGCCAGGGGAGGTTGTACGTGGTGCTCCCCGGATCCAGCCGGTCGATGAACCAGAGCCGCTCCTGCGCGAAGGACAGCGGAGCGCTCTCGCGATGGGGGCGGGGTACGATGCCGGACGAGCGGACCTGGCCACTGAGCCTCGCCTCGATGAGGGCGCGCCTGGCGGCAGAGAGCTCCGAACGAGGGAGGTCGACGGTCTTTTCTGTGGACATCTCAGGCTCTTGCCACGGTGTTGGACTCGACCAGCTGCTCCACCTCGTATTCGGACAGGGTGGCGACGTCTTCGTAAATCCTGCGCTCGATCTCTTCCGCCATGGCTTCCAGCGTCGGCATCGAGAACACGAAGCGGATCGAGATCTCCACGTCGAACGCGGCCCGGACGTGGGCCAGCAGC
Encoded here:
- a CDS encoding condensation domain-containing protein — its product is MSTEKTVDLPRSELSAARRALIEARLSGQVRSSGIVPRPHRESAPLSFAQERLWFIDRLDPGSTTYNLPWPLRLQGAPDIGALERALGEVVRRHEALRTTFREVDGSPVQVIAPFGGFRLPVEDFSGLAEADRGVEVQRRLTEEAARPFDLTAGPLFRATLLRSGEEDHVLLVGMHHIVSDAWSLEVLSRELSALYEAYREGRESPLPELAVQYGDHAAWQREHLRGAVLERQLSYWRERLADAPALLELPTDHPRPAVQTFRGANQRVALPGELLERLREVARTEGATLFMVVLSAFQVLLSKYSGSEDVVVGTPTAGRTRKEVEALIGFFVNTLVLRTDLSGDPGFREVLRRAHDATLGAYEHQEVPFERLVAELQPERSLSHSPLFQVMFAFRDASGGGEEGALTPLAASEAGPVMEIAKFDLSLAVEASAHGLSGVLNYNSDLFEPGTIERMARHLERVLEQVAADADVRLSRLDLLGEAERALVLEEWNRTAAEVPADLCIHELFEVQVERTPDSVAVRFEEESLTYAELNARANRLAHHLRGRGVGAEVRVGVLMERSLEMVVSLLAVLKSGGAYVPLDPSLPAERLAYMLDDSGVPLVLAQAALRDAVPARDGVAVLAVDALAEQLASE